The proteins below are encoded in one region of Candidatus Desulfatibia profunda:
- a CDS encoding methyl-accepting chemotaxis protein has product MNIHKKIIIFSVSGLLLLGAVTLILSVNSLGKIGREEIASVRNMMILEKKEKLKDLVQNTYSMLETQYRYAHDTEKLTAVVEAKVKNDATKNIGALRYGTDGKDYFWINDTHPKMVMHPIKPSLNGQDLSDFKDPNGKRLFVEFVNVCRQSGEGFVEYMWPLPGQDTPVPKLSYVKLFKPWNWIVGTGIYLDDIEKALAKKEKEIKSAVARQRNWLIGAIVIIIAAVGSGLTLVSRKISGPIKAATVMLQDIAQGEGDLTKRLELQSQDEIGEMAKWFNVFIEKIWHIIKDIAGNAKSLNTSSDELSRLSAQMSEGAKNMSSKSSTGSAAATELNSNMQSMAAAMEQAATNMNIVATAAEEMTATINEIAQNSGKARVITDEAVTQAQSASGRIAELGKAAQDIGKVTETITDISEQTNLLALNATIEAARAGEAGKGFAVVANEIKELARQTATATQEIKANIDGIQGSTAGTVKEIEQISKVINDVNEIVSTIAAAVEEQSVTTNEIAGNVAQASHGIQEVNQNVAQSLTAAASIARDIAAVSQEANEISTNSSQVNLSSATLLKLANQLNDMVGKFKI; this is encoded by the coding sequence ATGAACATTCATAAAAAGATCATCATTTTTTCCGTATCCGGATTGCTTTTGCTGGGAGCTGTCACGCTGATACTCTCCGTGAACTCCCTTGGGAAAATAGGGCGGGAAGAAATTGCCTCGGTTAGAAATATGATGATCTTGGAAAAAAAGGAAAAGTTGAAAGATCTTGTACAGAACACCTATAGCATGCTGGAAACCCAATACCGATACGCCCATGATACCGAAAAATTAACCGCTGTTGTTGAAGCCAAGGTAAAAAATGATGCCACCAAAAACATCGGCGCACTGCGTTACGGCACCGACGGGAAAGACTATTTCTGGATCAACGACACGCATCCGAAAATGGTTATGCATCCGATAAAACCATCGCTGAACGGTCAAGACCTTTCCGACTTTAAAGATCCCAACGGCAAAAGACTCTTTGTCGAGTTCGTCAACGTTTGCAGGCAAAGCGGCGAAGGTTTTGTGGAGTATATGTGGCCCCTGCCCGGTCAAGACACGCCCGTTCCCAAGCTGTCGTATGTGAAACTTTTCAAACCCTGGAACTGGATTGTGGGGACAGGCATCTATCTTGACGATATTGAAAAAGCCCTGGCTAAAAAAGAAAAAGAAATCAAATCGGCCGTCGCCCGCCAGAGGAACTGGTTGATCGGTGCCATCGTCATCATTATCGCCGCCGTAGGTTCGGGACTCACGTTGGTATCCCGGAAAATATCAGGCCCGATAAAGGCCGCCACCGTTATGCTGCAAGATATCGCCCAAGGAGAAGGCGACCTCACCAAGCGACTCGAACTTCAGTCCCAAGACGAAATCGGCGAGATGGCCAAATGGTTTAACGTGTTTATTGAAAAGATTTGGCATATTATTAAGGATATTGCCGGAAATGCCAAATCGCTCAATACGTCATCGGATGAGCTTTCCAGGCTTTCCGCCCAGATGTCTGAAGGTGCCAAAAACATGTCCTCCAAATCGAGCACCGGCTCCGCTGCTGCTACTGAATTGAATTCCAACATGCAATCCATGGCCGCTGCCATGGAGCAGGCTGCCACCAATATGAACATAGTGGCAACCGCAGCCGAAGAGATGACGGCCACGATCAACGAGATCGCCCAAAATTCCGGGAAGGCCCGCGTGATAACAGACGAAGCCGTTACTCAGGCCCAGAGCGCTTCCGGCCGGATTGCAGAGCTCGGAAAGGCGGCCCAGGACATCGGCAAGGTCACCGAAACCATCACCGATATTTCGGAACAAACCAATCTGTTAGCGTTAAACGCCACCATTGAGGCTGCCCGGGCCGGAGAGGCCGGCAAGGGCTTTGCCGTTGTGGCCAATGAAATCAAGGAACTGGCCCGTCAGACCGCGACCGCCACCCAGGAAATCAAGGCCAATATTGACGGAATTCAAGGCTCCACCGCGGGAACGGTGAAAGAAATCGAGCAGATTTCAAAGGTCATCAACGATGTCAACGAAATCGTTTCCACCATCGCCGCGGCCGTGGAAGAGCAATCTGTAACCACCAATGAAATTGCCGGCAACGTTGCCCAGGCATCTCATGGAATCCAGGAAGTCAATCAGAATGTGGCCCAGAGCCTAACGGCCGCCGCAAGCATTGCCCGGGATATTGCCGCTGTCAGCCAGGAAGCCAATGAGATATCCACCAACAGTTCCCAGGTCAATCTCAGTTCGGCTACATTGTTAAAGCTGGCCAATCAGCTCAATGACATGGTTGGTAAATTTAAAATATAA